In the Paenibacillus sp. FSL R7-0337 genome, CTATGAGCGGATTCCGGGATGGCCGCCGCCAGACTATATCCGGTTTTGTTCGGATCATACAGCACGGAAGCTGCTTCCGGTAGCGTCTGCAGGAACGGAAGGATGTCCTCATACTCCCTGATCTCCACGCCATCCCGGGCCAGCGTCTCCTTATCTTGCGGGGTGGCCTTATGCCCTCCGGCGAACAAGATTGCATGATGTACCCCTACTATGGCAAAAGCCGTCACGTACGGATTGAACGGAATATCCCGTCCCCGGATGTTGAACAGCCAGCACAGATCATCCAGCGCGGACAGCACATAATAATCAGCGCCCTTACGCTTCATCCCCTGCCGGACCTGCTCCAGCTTGTCCACCCGGCTGAGGCCTACATACTCTTCGTCATGCAGCATTAATGGCTCGGCCGGAATGGCCGGTCTGTCCGTCCAGATCTCCCCTACCGGGTCGAGGTCTGTAATCGTCTGAATCCCTTTCGCCGCGAACTTGGCCTGCAAGCTCTTCATCGCGGTTACGGACAACGTTCTGCCGTCTACCGCCATACGTGCGCCTTGCGGCAATTCCTCGGCCAGCCATTCATCCCATTGCGGAACGCCAGGCTCAGCCATGCGGAACATACGGATACCGGAGCCCTCCAGCTCCCGCTCTGCTTGAATGTAGTACCTGCCATCCGTCCACAAGCCAGCATCCGCTAACGTGATCACAGCCGTTCCGGCAGAACCGGTGAAGCCGGTAATCCAGCGGCGGCTTTTCCAGTGCTCCCCCTCATATTCACTTAAGTGAGCATCCCCGCTCAACACCACACAGGCCGCTATCCCGCGCTCCGCCATCCATTCTCTTAGCTTATGTACTTTCTCCTTCGGCAACATACCAGCATCTCCTTCTCTCTATCTAGTCTACTGAATTATCATACACCTGCATCTCAAGGAAAAAAAGGAAAGACGCCGCAAAAAAAAGATGAAGACCCTCAGGTCTCCATCGTGTCACTATCGCCTTTCCGTACCAGCTGCCGCCGCTGCTTCCCCTTCTTGATCCACAGCCGGTCCTGGTCATCCCGGTAGAATCTGATCCCGAACAAGCGCAGCGGTGTCCACACTTCCCTAAAATAATAATTAGGCATGGTCCATTTCTCCCAGACTATAAATAGATTTGCTCCTAATTATAGACCGGGATACCTGGTTTGTTTGTCGCATTGTGGAGGGCAATGGGGAATAGCATTACTTTTTTTGTAAAAAGACACTTTATAGGTATGCTCCAATTTGAACTTTGTATTGTTCGTTCTCTTCTTCATCTGCTTGATTCCGATGCTGACCAAACAGATCGACACATTTAATTACATTGCTCTTGTTGTTGATTCTAGCAGACGATTCTAAACTTTGTAGGATAAATCTAATTCCTTCTTTGCGATTATCCTGTAAATAATAGGTTGCCAATTCAGAAAGAAATCGGGAGTATTGATTGGCTATGACTTGTTTGTTATGAAGAATGCCATACTCTGCAAGATTTGTCCGGTAAGGAATATAGGAAGCAAACCGCTTCAGAATATAATCAACATTCCAGTAATAGCGGTTAGCCGACAAAATAATATTATATAACGCTGTAAATATCTCATCTGGCCGGTGGGAGATGTATTCAACATATTCAGAGAGAGCCTCATATTGTCCTGCCATTACCCGATAAAGCAGTCTGTTCGCGTTACCCCACTCCTGGAACTGGGCCATAGTCCGCTTCACTTCTTCATTGTCTTCCTGTATCCAGCTTCCATCCATATAGAGGGATACCCAATCTAATGCCGATGGGTAGTCTCCCATTTGCTCAGACACATTTGAACGGATGAGCTGAGCGTACAGGATGTAGAAGTACAGGGGTTTCTCAGGGTTTCTCTCGTTACTCATTCTGCGGTTTGACTGCCACTGGAGATTATAACGTAGAGTCGCTAATTGCTGCATTTGCTTCGCCAGCTCATCCACCTTATGCCACTTGTTCAATGAAACATATACATGAGCGAGATGCTTCAACCCGTCCAATTGATCCGCTTCATCCAGCCGGTCCAAGTAACATTCGAAGAGATGCGCCGCGTGTAAGTTCCGCGCCTGATCATCACCAATGGCGATACGGAACAGACGGTATTGGCATATCGCGAGTCTCTCGGAATTCTGATACTTCTCACTGACACTCACATTCTTATACAGCAACTCGGCAGCTTGCCACAGCCCCTCTCGAAACAGTCCTTCGGCCACTTCGAACAGCATGGGGGCATAGACCAGATTCTCCAGCAGATTCTGAACCACCTGTTCAACGCAATCCAGACGGCCTAGCTCAGCCGATCGCACTAGAAAAGGCCGCAGACGCCGCCAATTGGGCGAGGAGAAAAAGAAACATTCATCCACGTATAAGCTGTAAAAATGATCCTCCGGCAGATCCATTGCCTTGGTGATTCTCTCCAGATGGTTCATAGCAATGGGCTGCTGACCACTAAGTATCCGGCTGAGCGTTCCTGAATTAATTCCGGATTGTCCAGAGAATTGATGAATAGACATTCCCTTCTGCGACAAATGCAACGCTAATAGATCGCGAATCATCGTTCTAGTAGTAGGGACCACGCAAACACCACCTAACTGGAATCTAATATAATTTCTTTTATAGTTGTAATAATATGTCACATTATTCCAATGGTCAATAACGTAGAATACTACAGATTAGTATAATCCGTGAACTACAGGCAACCCGTTTGCCATGAGCGCAAAAAAAAAGAGACCCTAGAGGTCTCATAGGGTCTCTGTCATCCGATATCACATTTGCGTAGCCGCTTCTTCCTCCGGTGTTACCACCGCTTCACCCATTGCCAGTCCTCGTACCCCGTTACCTGAGGAATCAGCGCTTAATCTGCTCCAGCGCCCCTTCGCTTCCGGGCCATTGTAGCCTAAGGCATTGCCAATCATCAAAATAACGCTGCTTCACGGTAAGCGTCAACCGCCACCATAACCGTGCCCCATAGTTTGAATAAAAGATTGAATGCTGATGTTTGCTACAGGCTCAGTAGTACCAACCGATATAATAATTGCAATAGCCAGACTACAGGAAGCTAGTAGCTTGAACAATTTTCTTTTCATGGGAATCCTGCACCTCTCTAATTAGAAGTTTGTATTGCTCTTTCTCTTCTTCATCTGCCAGATGCCGATGCTGTTCGAACAGATCAACACATTTGATGATATTGCTCTCATCATTGATTCTAGCAGACGATTCCAAACTTTGCAGGATGAATCTAATACCTTCTTTACGCTCATTATGTAAACAATAGGCTGCCATTTCAGCAAGGAATTGAGTGTGTTGGTCCAACATAACCTGCCGATTATAATCGCCAAATTCTGTAGAATACGTCCGGTAAGGAATATAGGAAGCAAATCGCTCCAGAATAGAATCAACATTCCAGTCATAGCGGTTAGCCGACAAGATAATATTGTATAACGCTATAAATATCTCATCTGGTCGATGGGAGATATATTCAACATATTCTGAGAGAACTTCATATTGTCCTGCCATCACTCGATAGAGCAGTCTGTTTGCGGTACCCCATTCCTGAAACTGAGCTACAGTCCGCTTCACTTCTTCATTGTCTTCCTGTATCCAGCTTCCATCCATATAGAGGGACACCCAATCTAATGCTGAATTGTAGTCTCCTAATTCCTCACACACAGTTGAACGGATAAGCTGTGCGTACAGGATGTAGAAGTAAAGGGGTTTCTCGGTTTTTTTCTCGTTACTCTCTCTACGGTCCGACTGACGCTGGAGATTATAACGAAGAGTTGCTAATTGAAGCATCTTCTCTGCGAGTTCATCCACCTTATGCCACCGATTCATTGAACCGTAGACATGACCCAAATGCTTCAACCCATCCAATTGATCTGCTTCATCCAGCCGGTCCAGGTAACATTCGAAGAGATGCGCCGCCTGTAAATTCTTCGTCTGGTCATCACCAATGGCGATACGGAACAGACGGTATTGGCACAACGCTAGTCTCTCGGAATTCTGATACTTCTCACTGACACTCACATTCTTATACAGCAGTTCAGCAGCTTGCCACAGCCCCTCTTGAAACAGTCCTTCAGCCACTTCGAACAGCATGGGGGCATAGACCAAATTCTCCAGCAGATTCTGAACCACCTGTTCAACGCAATCCAGACGACCCAGTTCAGCCGACCGCACCAGAAAAGGCCGCAGACGCCGCCAAGTGGGTGACGAGAAATAGAAACATTCATCCACGTATAAGCTATAGAAATGATCCTCCGGCAGATCCATCGCCTTGGTGATTCGCTCCAGATGGTTCATAGCAATGGGCTGATGACCACTAAGTATCCGGCTGAGCGTTCCTGAATTAATTCCGGATTGTATGGAGAATTGATGAATAGACATTCCCTTCTGCGACAAATGCAACGCTAACAGATCGCGAATCATAGTTCTAGTAGT is a window encoding:
- a CDS encoding helix-turn-helix transcriptional regulator → MVPTTRTMIRDLLALHLSQKGMSIHQFSGQSGINSGTLSRILSGQQPIAMNHLERITKAMDLPEDHFYSLYVDECFFFSSPNWRRLRPFLVRSAELGRLDCVEQVVQNLLENLVYAPMLFEVAEGLFREGLWQAAELLYKNVSVSEKYQNSERLAICQYRLFRIAIGDDQARNLHAAHLFECYLDRLDEADQLDGLKHLAHVYVSLNKWHKVDELAKQMQQLATLRYNLQWQSNRRMSNERNPEKPLYFYILYAQLIRSNVSEQMGDYPSALDWVSLYMDGSWIQEDNEEVKRTMAQFQEWGNANRLLYRVMAGQYEALSEYVEYISHRPDEIFTALYNIILSANRYYWNVDYILKRFASYIPYRTNLAEYGILHNKQVIANQYSRFLSELATYYLQDNRKEGIRFILQSLESSARINNKSNVIKCVDLFGQHRNQADEEENEQYKVQIGAYL
- a CDS encoding helix-turn-helix transcriptional regulator; amino-acid sequence: MVLTTRTMIRDLLALHLSQKGMSIHQFSIQSGINSGTLSRILSGHQPIAMNHLERITKAMDLPEDHFYSLYVDECFYFSSPTWRRLRPFLVRSAELGRLDCVEQVVQNLLENLVYAPMLFEVAEGLFQEGLWQAAELLYKNVSVSEKYQNSERLALCQYRLFRIAIGDDQTKNLQAAHLFECYLDRLDEADQLDGLKHLGHVYGSMNRWHKVDELAEKMLQLATLRYNLQRQSDRRESNEKKTEKPLYFYILYAQLIRSTVCEELGDYNSALDWVSLYMDGSWIQEDNEEVKRTVAQFQEWGTANRLLYRVMAGQYEVLSEYVEYISHRPDEIFIALYNIILSANRYDWNVDSILERFASYIPYRTYSTEFGDYNRQVMLDQHTQFLAEMAAYCLHNERKEGIRFILQSLESSARINDESNIIKCVDLFEQHRHLADEEEKEQYKLLIREVQDSHEKKIVQATSFL